Proteins found in one Melospiza georgiana isolate bMelGeo1 chromosome 1, bMelGeo1.pri, whole genome shotgun sequence genomic segment:
- the RDH10 gene encoding retinol dehydrogenase 10 produces the protein MNILLEFFVVTFRVLWAFVLAAAKWLVRPKEKSVAGQVCLITGAGSGLGRLFALEFARRRALLVLWDINTQSNEETAGMVRHIYREMAEQAAAAAPGVAGDGEKDVLPHCNLQVYTYTCDVGKRENVYLTAERVRKEVGEVSVLVNNAGVVSGHHLLECPDELIERTMMVNCHAHFWTTKAFLPKMLEMNHGHIVTVASSLGLFSTAGVEDYCASKFGAVGFHESLSHELKAAEKDGIKTTLVCPYLVDTGMFRGCRIRKEIEPFLPPLKPEYCVKQAMRAILTDQPMICTPRLMYMVTFMKSILPFEAVVCMYRFLGADKCMYPFIAQRKQATNNNEAKNGI, from the exons ATGAACATCCTGCTGGAGTTCTTCGTGGTGACTTTCCGAGTGCTGTGGGCGTTCGTGCTGGCCGCGGCCAAGTGGCTGGTGCGGCCCAAAGAGAAAAGTGTGGCGGGGCAGGTGTGCCTGATCACCGGGGCGGGCAGCGGCCTGGGCCGCCTCTTCGCCCTGGAGTTCGCCCGGCGCCGGGCGCTTCTGGTGCTGTGGGACATCAACACGCAGAGCAACGAGGAGACGGCGGGCATGGTGCGGCACATCTACCGGGAGATGGCCGAGCAGGCGGCCGCTGCCGCCCCCGGAG TGGCTGGAGATGGAGAGAAAGATGTGCTGCCCCATTGCAACTTGCAGGTTTACACGTACACCTGTGATGTGGGCAAAAGAGAGAATGTCTACTTGACAGCTGAGAGGGTCCGCAAGGAGGTTGGCGAGGTGTCTGTCCTGGTTAACAATGCTGGTGTGGTCTCCGGGCACCATCTTCTGGAGTGTCCTGATGAGCTTATTGAGAGGACCATGATGGTTAACTGTCACGCACACTTCTGG aCCACTAAAGCATTCCTTCCCAAGATGCTGGAAATGAACCATGGACACATTGTGACAGTTGCAAGTTCCTTGGGGCTATTCAGTACTGCTGGAGTAGAG GATTATTGTGCCAGCAAATTTGGAGCTGTAGGCTTCCATGAATCTTTGAGCCATGAATTGAAGGCTGCTGAAAAGGATGGAATCAAAACTACTTTAGTCTGCCCTTATCTTGTAGATACAGGAATGTTTAGAGGGTGCAGGATCAG AAAAGAAATTGAGCCTTTCCTTCCACCCTTGAAACCTGAATACTGTGTGAAACAGGCTATGAGAGCCATCCTTACAGACCAGCCAATGATCTGCACACCTCGCCTCATGTACATGGTCACCTTCATGAAAAG TAttctgccatttgaagctgtgGTATGCATGTATCGATTTTTGGGAGCAGACAAGTGTATGTATCCTTTCATCGCTCAACGGAAACAGGCTACAAACAACAATGAAGCAAAAAATGGAATCTAA